One part of the Tachyglossus aculeatus isolate mTacAcu1 chromosome 26, mTacAcu1.pri, whole genome shotgun sequence genome encodes these proteins:
- the NECTIN2 gene encoding nectin-2 isoform X4: MALPPPPPPPPLLLLLLLLGAGAQDLKVEVTPEVRGRLGGTVDLPCRLLPTGPDVKVSQVTWVRWDGVGRSYSVAVSHPEHGASYPDPETDGRRLKFLSAGLGGEAALRDATLQVRELRAQDQGNYTCEFATFPRGNSKGATWLRVEAEPRNQAWAQEVTQGSLPTTVTFCVSAAGLPAARLSWSTSLTYKAKVTQEELPNGTVTVTSQLTLLPTRSIHGQTVTCKVEHETLQEPQMLPVTLVIRHHPEVTISSYDDNWFIGRSDATLNCDAQSYPEPTVYEWSTLLGPLPPTVVVQGSRLVVHTVDSQVNTTFVCSATNAVGTGRAEQTILVRENPNPAGSGATGGIIGGIIASIIAMAVIATAVLICRQQRKERSPQGDSEEDDLGGPPAYKPPPPKVKLEEPEPLQLYSLDNCDHAPLKTPYFEPSVSTTEQDTPRYHELPTLEERVGGSGLRGPEPQELGEEEEEEDEDDDYLDKINPIYDALAFAAAEAYQKGFVMSRAMYV, from the exons GTGCCCAAGACCTGAAGGTGGAGGTGACTCCCGAGGTGCGGGGGCGGCTGGGGGGCACCGTGGACCTGCCGTGCCGCCTGCTGCCCACGGGGCCGGATGTCAAGGTGTCCCAGGTGACGTGGGTGCGCTGGGACGGGGTCGGCAGGAGCTACAGCGTGGCCGTCTCTCATCCCGAGCATGGAGCCAGTTACCCGGACCCCGAGACCGATGGGCGGCGGCTGAAGTTCCTCTCGGCCGGGTTGGGGGGTGAGGCCGCCCTGCGCGATGCCACCCTGCAGGTGCGGGAGTTGCGGGCTCAGGACCAGGGCAATTACACCTGCGAATTCGCCACCTTCCCCCGGGGCAACAGCAAGGGGGCCACCTGGCTCAGAGTGGAGG CTGAACCCCGGAATCAGGCTTGGGCCCAGGAGGTGACGCAGGGCTCGCTGCCCACCACTGTCACCTTCTGTGTCTCCGCTGCGGGCCTCCCGGCCGCCCGCCTCTCCTGGTCCACATCCCTCACCTACAaagccaaggtcacccaagaaGAGCTGCCTAATGGCACCGTCACTGTCACTAGCCAACTCACCCTGCTGCCCACCCGAAGCATCCATGGGCAAACCGTCACCTGCAAGGTGGAACATGAGACCCTGCAGGAACCCCAGATGCTGCCTGTCACCCTCGTCATACGCC ACCACCCCGAGGTCACCATCTCCAGCTATGATGACAACTGGTTCATCGGCCGCAGCGATGCCACTCTGAACTGTGATGCCCAGAGCTACCCAGAGCCCACAGTCTACGAGTGGAGCAC actgttgggccccctccccccaacagtcGTGGTCCAGGGCTCCCGCCTCGTCGTTCACACCGTGGATAGTCAGGTGAACACGACCTTCGTGTGCAGCGCCACCAACGCCGTGGGCACCGGGCGGGCCGAGCAGACCATCCtagtcagag AGAACCCCAACCCGGCTGGGTCCGGGGCCACCGGTGGCATCATCGGTGGCATCATTGCATCCATCATAGCCATGGCCGTGATTGCCACCGCCGTCCTCATCTGCCGGCAACAGCGCAAGGAACGGAGTCCCCAGGGAGACTCTGAGGAGGATGA CCTCGGGGGGCCCCCTGCCTACAAGCCCCCACCTCCCAAGGTGAAGCTGGAGGAGCCCGAG cCCCTCCAGCTCTACTCCCTAGATAACTGTGATCACGCCCCCCTGAAGACCCCGTACTTTGAGCCAAGTGTTTCCACCACAGAAcag gatACTCCTCGCTACCACGAGCTGCCCACATTGGAGGAGCGGGTCGGGGGATCCGGGCTAAGGGGCCCGGAGCCGCAGGAgctcggggaggaggaggaggaagaggatgaagacgACGATTACCTGGACAAGATCAACCCCATCTATGACGCGCTGGCCTTTGCGGCAGCCGAGGCCTACCAAAAAGGCTTCGTCATGTCCCGGGCCATGTACGTATGA
- the NECTIN2 gene encoding nectin-2 isoform X1, which yields MALPPPPPPPPLLLLLLLLGAGAQDLKVEVTPEVRGRLGGTVDLPCRLLPTGPDVKVSQVTWVRWDGVGRSYSVAVSHPEHGASYPDPETDGRRLKFLSAGLGGEAALRDATLQVRELRAQDQGNYTCEFATFPRGNSKGATWLRVEAEPRNQAWAQEVTQGSLPTTVTFCVSAAGLPAARLSWSTSLTYKAKVTQEELPNGTVTVTSQLTLLPTRSIHGQTVTCKVEHETLQEPQMLPVTLVIRHHPEVTISSYDDNWFIGRSDATLNCDAQSYPEPTVYEWSTLLGPLPPTVVVQGSRLVVHTVDSQVNTTFVCSATNAVGTGRAEQTILVRENPNPAGSGATGGIIGGIIASIIAMAVIATAVLICRQQRKERSPQGDSEEDDSLGGPPAYKPPPPKVKLEEPEVPLQLYSLDNCDHAPLKTPYFEPSVSTTEQDTPRYHELPTLEERVGGSGLRGPEPQELGEEEEEEDEDDDYLDKINPIYDALAFAAAEAYQKGFVMSRAMYV from the exons GTGCCCAAGACCTGAAGGTGGAGGTGACTCCCGAGGTGCGGGGGCGGCTGGGGGGCACCGTGGACCTGCCGTGCCGCCTGCTGCCCACGGGGCCGGATGTCAAGGTGTCCCAGGTGACGTGGGTGCGCTGGGACGGGGTCGGCAGGAGCTACAGCGTGGCCGTCTCTCATCCCGAGCATGGAGCCAGTTACCCGGACCCCGAGACCGATGGGCGGCGGCTGAAGTTCCTCTCGGCCGGGTTGGGGGGTGAGGCCGCCCTGCGCGATGCCACCCTGCAGGTGCGGGAGTTGCGGGCTCAGGACCAGGGCAATTACACCTGCGAATTCGCCACCTTCCCCCGGGGCAACAGCAAGGGGGCCACCTGGCTCAGAGTGGAGG CTGAACCCCGGAATCAGGCTTGGGCCCAGGAGGTGACGCAGGGCTCGCTGCCCACCACTGTCACCTTCTGTGTCTCCGCTGCGGGCCTCCCGGCCGCCCGCCTCTCCTGGTCCACATCCCTCACCTACAaagccaaggtcacccaagaaGAGCTGCCTAATGGCACCGTCACTGTCACTAGCCAACTCACCCTGCTGCCCACCCGAAGCATCCATGGGCAAACCGTCACCTGCAAGGTGGAACATGAGACCCTGCAGGAACCCCAGATGCTGCCTGTCACCCTCGTCATACGCC ACCACCCCGAGGTCACCATCTCCAGCTATGATGACAACTGGTTCATCGGCCGCAGCGATGCCACTCTGAACTGTGATGCCCAGAGCTACCCAGAGCCCACAGTCTACGAGTGGAGCAC actgttgggccccctccccccaacagtcGTGGTCCAGGGCTCCCGCCTCGTCGTTCACACCGTGGATAGTCAGGTGAACACGACCTTCGTGTGCAGCGCCACCAACGCCGTGGGCACCGGGCGGGCCGAGCAGACCATCCtagtcagag AGAACCCCAACCCGGCTGGGTCCGGGGCCACCGGTGGCATCATCGGTGGCATCATTGCATCCATCATAGCCATGGCCGTGATTGCCACCGCCGTCCTCATCTGCCGGCAACAGCGCAAGGAACGGAGTCCCCAGGGAGACTCTGAGGAGGATGA CAGCCTCGGGGGGCCCCCTGCCTACAAGCCCCCACCTCCCAAGGTGAAGCTGGAGGAGCCCGAGGTG cCCCTCCAGCTCTACTCCCTAGATAACTGTGATCACGCCCCCCTGAAGACCCCGTACTTTGAGCCAAGTGTTTCCACCACAGAAcag gatACTCCTCGCTACCACGAGCTGCCCACATTGGAGGAGCGGGTCGGGGGATCCGGGCTAAGGGGCCCGGAGCCGCAGGAgctcggggaggaggaggaggaagaggatgaagacgACGATTACCTGGACAAGATCAACCCCATCTATGACGCGCTGGCCTTTGCGGCAGCCGAGGCCTACCAAAAAGGCTTCGTCATGTCCCGGGCCATGTACGTATGA
- the NECTIN2 gene encoding nectin-2 isoform X3 has translation MALPPPPPPPPLLLLLLLLGAGAQDLKVEVTPEVRGRLGGTVDLPCRLLPTGPDVKVSQVTWVRWDGVGRSYSVAVSHPEHGASYPDPETDGRRLKFLSAGLGGEAALRDATLQVRELRAQDQGNYTCEFATFPRGNSKGATWLRVEAEPRNQAWAQEVTQGSLPTTVTFCVSAAGLPAARLSWSTSLTYKAKVTQEELPNGTVTVTSQLTLLPTRSIHGQTVTCKVEHETLQEPQMLPVTLVIRHHPEVTISSYDDNWFIGRSDATLNCDAQSYPEPTVYEWSTLLGPLPPTVVVQGSRLVVHTVDSQVNTTFVCSATNAVGTGRAEQTILVRENPNPAGSGATGGIIGGIIASIIAMAVIATAVLICRQQRKERSPQGDSEEDDLGGPPAYKPPPPKVKLEEPEVPLQLYSLDNCDHAPLKTPYFEPSVSTTEQDTPRYHELPTLEERVGGSGLRGPEPQELGEEEEEEDEDDDYLDKINPIYDALAFAAAEAYQKGFVMSRAMYV, from the exons GTGCCCAAGACCTGAAGGTGGAGGTGACTCCCGAGGTGCGGGGGCGGCTGGGGGGCACCGTGGACCTGCCGTGCCGCCTGCTGCCCACGGGGCCGGATGTCAAGGTGTCCCAGGTGACGTGGGTGCGCTGGGACGGGGTCGGCAGGAGCTACAGCGTGGCCGTCTCTCATCCCGAGCATGGAGCCAGTTACCCGGACCCCGAGACCGATGGGCGGCGGCTGAAGTTCCTCTCGGCCGGGTTGGGGGGTGAGGCCGCCCTGCGCGATGCCACCCTGCAGGTGCGGGAGTTGCGGGCTCAGGACCAGGGCAATTACACCTGCGAATTCGCCACCTTCCCCCGGGGCAACAGCAAGGGGGCCACCTGGCTCAGAGTGGAGG CTGAACCCCGGAATCAGGCTTGGGCCCAGGAGGTGACGCAGGGCTCGCTGCCCACCACTGTCACCTTCTGTGTCTCCGCTGCGGGCCTCCCGGCCGCCCGCCTCTCCTGGTCCACATCCCTCACCTACAaagccaaggtcacccaagaaGAGCTGCCTAATGGCACCGTCACTGTCACTAGCCAACTCACCCTGCTGCCCACCCGAAGCATCCATGGGCAAACCGTCACCTGCAAGGTGGAACATGAGACCCTGCAGGAACCCCAGATGCTGCCTGTCACCCTCGTCATACGCC ACCACCCCGAGGTCACCATCTCCAGCTATGATGACAACTGGTTCATCGGCCGCAGCGATGCCACTCTGAACTGTGATGCCCAGAGCTACCCAGAGCCCACAGTCTACGAGTGGAGCAC actgttgggccccctccccccaacagtcGTGGTCCAGGGCTCCCGCCTCGTCGTTCACACCGTGGATAGTCAGGTGAACACGACCTTCGTGTGCAGCGCCACCAACGCCGTGGGCACCGGGCGGGCCGAGCAGACCATCCtagtcagag AGAACCCCAACCCGGCTGGGTCCGGGGCCACCGGTGGCATCATCGGTGGCATCATTGCATCCATCATAGCCATGGCCGTGATTGCCACCGCCGTCCTCATCTGCCGGCAACAGCGCAAGGAACGGAGTCCCCAGGGAGACTCTGAGGAGGATGA CCTCGGGGGGCCCCCTGCCTACAAGCCCCCACCTCCCAAGGTGAAGCTGGAGGAGCCCGAGGTG cCCCTCCAGCTCTACTCCCTAGATAACTGTGATCACGCCCCCCTGAAGACCCCGTACTTTGAGCCAAGTGTTTCCACCACAGAAcag gatACTCCTCGCTACCACGAGCTGCCCACATTGGAGGAGCGGGTCGGGGGATCCGGGCTAAGGGGCCCGGAGCCGCAGGAgctcggggaggaggaggaggaagaggatgaagacgACGATTACCTGGACAAGATCAACCCCATCTATGACGCGCTGGCCTTTGCGGCAGCCGAGGCCTACCAAAAAGGCTTCGTCATGTCCCGGGCCATGTACGTATGA
- the NECTIN2 gene encoding nectin-2 isoform X2 encodes MALPPPPPPPPLLLLLLLLGAGAQDLKVEVTPEVRGRLGGTVDLPCRLLPTGPDVKVSQVTWVRWDGVGRSYSVAVSHPEHGASYPDPETDGRRLKFLSAGLGGEAALRDATLQVRELRAQDQGNYTCEFATFPRGNSKGATWLRVEAEPRNQAWAQEVTQGSLPTTVTFCVSAAGLPAARLSWSTSLTYKAKVTQEELPNGTVTVTSQLTLLPTRSIHGQTVTCKVEHETLQEPQMLPVTLVIRHHPEVTISSYDDNWFIGRSDATLNCDAQSYPEPTVYEWSTLLGPLPPTVVVQGSRLVVHTVDSQVNTTFVCSATNAVGTGRAEQTILVRENPNPAGSGATGGIIGGIIASIIAMAVIATAVLICRQQRKERSPQGDSEEDDSLGGPPAYKPPPPKVKLEEPEPLQLYSLDNCDHAPLKTPYFEPSVSTTEQDTPRYHELPTLEERVGGSGLRGPEPQELGEEEEEEDEDDDYLDKINPIYDALAFAAAEAYQKGFVMSRAMYV; translated from the exons GTGCCCAAGACCTGAAGGTGGAGGTGACTCCCGAGGTGCGGGGGCGGCTGGGGGGCACCGTGGACCTGCCGTGCCGCCTGCTGCCCACGGGGCCGGATGTCAAGGTGTCCCAGGTGACGTGGGTGCGCTGGGACGGGGTCGGCAGGAGCTACAGCGTGGCCGTCTCTCATCCCGAGCATGGAGCCAGTTACCCGGACCCCGAGACCGATGGGCGGCGGCTGAAGTTCCTCTCGGCCGGGTTGGGGGGTGAGGCCGCCCTGCGCGATGCCACCCTGCAGGTGCGGGAGTTGCGGGCTCAGGACCAGGGCAATTACACCTGCGAATTCGCCACCTTCCCCCGGGGCAACAGCAAGGGGGCCACCTGGCTCAGAGTGGAGG CTGAACCCCGGAATCAGGCTTGGGCCCAGGAGGTGACGCAGGGCTCGCTGCCCACCACTGTCACCTTCTGTGTCTCCGCTGCGGGCCTCCCGGCCGCCCGCCTCTCCTGGTCCACATCCCTCACCTACAaagccaaggtcacccaagaaGAGCTGCCTAATGGCACCGTCACTGTCACTAGCCAACTCACCCTGCTGCCCACCCGAAGCATCCATGGGCAAACCGTCACCTGCAAGGTGGAACATGAGACCCTGCAGGAACCCCAGATGCTGCCTGTCACCCTCGTCATACGCC ACCACCCCGAGGTCACCATCTCCAGCTATGATGACAACTGGTTCATCGGCCGCAGCGATGCCACTCTGAACTGTGATGCCCAGAGCTACCCAGAGCCCACAGTCTACGAGTGGAGCAC actgttgggccccctccccccaacagtcGTGGTCCAGGGCTCCCGCCTCGTCGTTCACACCGTGGATAGTCAGGTGAACACGACCTTCGTGTGCAGCGCCACCAACGCCGTGGGCACCGGGCGGGCCGAGCAGACCATCCtagtcagag AGAACCCCAACCCGGCTGGGTCCGGGGCCACCGGTGGCATCATCGGTGGCATCATTGCATCCATCATAGCCATGGCCGTGATTGCCACCGCCGTCCTCATCTGCCGGCAACAGCGCAAGGAACGGAGTCCCCAGGGAGACTCTGAGGAGGATGA CAGCCTCGGGGGGCCCCCTGCCTACAAGCCCCCACCTCCCAAGGTGAAGCTGGAGGAGCCCGAG cCCCTCCAGCTCTACTCCCTAGATAACTGTGATCACGCCCCCCTGAAGACCCCGTACTTTGAGCCAAGTGTTTCCACCACAGAAcag gatACTCCTCGCTACCACGAGCTGCCCACATTGGAGGAGCGGGTCGGGGGATCCGGGCTAAGGGGCCCGGAGCCGCAGGAgctcggggaggaggaggaggaagaggatgaagacgACGATTACCTGGACAAGATCAACCCCATCTATGACGCGCTGGCCTTTGCGGCAGCCGAGGCCTACCAAAAAGGCTTCGTCATGTCCCGGGCCATGTACGTATGA
- the NECTIN2 gene encoding nectin-2 isoform X5 has product MALPPPPPPPPLLLLLLLLGAGAQDLKVEVTPEVRGRLGGTVDLPCRLLPTGPDVKVSQVTWVRWDGVGRSYSVAVSHPEHGASYPDPETDGRRLKFLSAGLGGEAALRDATLQVRELRAQDQGNYTCEFATFPRGNSKGATWLRVEAEPRNQAWAQEVTQGSLPTTVTFCVSAAGLPAARLSWSTSLTYKAKVTQEELPNGTVTVTSQLTLLPTRSIHGQTVTCKVEHETLQEPQMLPVTLVIRHHPEVTISSYDDNWFIGRSDATLNCDAQSYPEPTVYEWSTLLGPLPPTVVVQGSRLVVHTVDSQVNTTFVCSATNAVGTGRAEQTILVRDTPRASSQVGAVVGGAVGGVLLLLLLLAGGAAAFILLRRRRKRSPGGGGRAGSYDPKTHVFGNGAPRGPGFWPPQTPGRGEEEEEEEEKEKEEKEQEEDEGKESLLQGPGGEDDMESQQDGSLISRHAVYV; this is encoded by the exons GTGCCCAAGACCTGAAGGTGGAGGTGACTCCCGAGGTGCGGGGGCGGCTGGGGGGCACCGTGGACCTGCCGTGCCGCCTGCTGCCCACGGGGCCGGATGTCAAGGTGTCCCAGGTGACGTGGGTGCGCTGGGACGGGGTCGGCAGGAGCTACAGCGTGGCCGTCTCTCATCCCGAGCATGGAGCCAGTTACCCGGACCCCGAGACCGATGGGCGGCGGCTGAAGTTCCTCTCGGCCGGGTTGGGGGGTGAGGCCGCCCTGCGCGATGCCACCCTGCAGGTGCGGGAGTTGCGGGCTCAGGACCAGGGCAATTACACCTGCGAATTCGCCACCTTCCCCCGGGGCAACAGCAAGGGGGCCACCTGGCTCAGAGTGGAGG CTGAACCCCGGAATCAGGCTTGGGCCCAGGAGGTGACGCAGGGCTCGCTGCCCACCACTGTCACCTTCTGTGTCTCCGCTGCGGGCCTCCCGGCCGCCCGCCTCTCCTGGTCCACATCCCTCACCTACAaagccaaggtcacccaagaaGAGCTGCCTAATGGCACCGTCACTGTCACTAGCCAACTCACCCTGCTGCCCACCCGAAGCATCCATGGGCAAACCGTCACCTGCAAGGTGGAACATGAGACCCTGCAGGAACCCCAGATGCTGCCTGTCACCCTCGTCATACGCC ACCACCCCGAGGTCACCATCTCCAGCTATGATGACAACTGGTTCATCGGCCGCAGCGATGCCACTCTGAACTGTGATGCCCAGAGCTACCCAGAGCCCACAGTCTACGAGTGGAGCAC actgttgggccccctccccccaacagtcGTGGTCCAGGGCTCCCGCCTCGTCGTTCACACCGTGGATAGTCAGGTGAACACGACCTTCGTGTGCAGCGCCACCAACGCCGTGGGCACCGGGCGGGCCGAGCAGACCATCCtagtcagag acacaCCACGGGCCTCTTCCCAAGTGGGGGCCGTGGTAGGGGGGGCCGTTGGGGGggtcctcctgctgctcctgctcctggccGGGGGGGCGGCCGCCTTCATCCTGCTgaggaggcggaggaagaggagcccTGGTGGTGGTGGCCGTGCTGGTTCCTATGACCCCAAGACCCATGTGTTCGGGAATGGTGCCCCCCGGGGCCCTGGCTTCTGGCCCCCACAGACCCCcggacggggagaggaggaggaggaggaggaagagaaggagaaggaggagaaggaacaggaggaggatgaggggaaggaaagTCTGCTCCAGGGGCCAGGGGGGGAGGACGACATGGAGTCTCAGCAGGACGGCTCCCTCATCTCCCGCCACGCCGTCTACGTGTGA